One window from the genome of Paracoccus zhejiangensis encodes:
- a CDS encoding LysR family transcriptional regulator translates to MDIQQIRCFLAVAEELHFGRAAQAMDMLPASLSRQIRLLEDRFETRLFQRTTRNVALTEAGMAVLDDARALVAQADRFEQRIRAVRRSETAVLKVGAIDSAAAGLMPQLLQLLRAHRPEIDVQLVEQKTMHLLPRILSGSLDIAFCRPPDIRDPKIHFQTLFFETAVVALPETHPLAGRAELTVEDLADVPLIVPDRRSRPHSHDLTIKLFTDAGLTARIAQIAEEKHTIVNLVATGTGLAIVPKWASRIAVPGVRFVPLLLPEGTMRGKLILAAAWARGTRDEQRDALLAVLDENLQALEETA, encoded by the coding sequence ATGGATATCCAGCAGATCAGGTGTTTCCTCGCCGTGGCCGAGGAATTGCATTTCGGGCGCGCGGCGCAGGCGATGGACATGTTGCCGGCCTCGCTCAGCCGGCAGATCCGCTTGCTCGAGGATCGGTTCGAGACCCGGCTGTTCCAGCGCACCACCCGCAACGTCGCGTTGACCGAGGCCGGGATGGCCGTCCTTGACGATGCCCGCGCCCTTGTCGCGCAGGCCGATCGCTTCGAGCAGCGCATCCGGGCGGTCAGGCGCAGCGAAACCGCCGTGCTGAAGGTTGGGGCCATAGACAGCGCCGCCGCCGGGTTGATGCCGCAACTGCTGCAACTGCTGCGCGCGCACCGTCCCGAGATCGACGTGCAGCTGGTCGAGCAGAAGACCATGCACCTGCTGCCCCGCATCCTCAGCGGCAGTCTGGATATCGCCTTCTGCCGCCCGCCCGATATCCGCGACCCGAAGATCCACTTCCAGACGCTGTTCTTTGAAACGGCGGTCGTTGCCTTGCCCGAGACGCATCCCCTGGCAGGTCGTGCCGAACTGACGGTCGAGGATCTGGCCGACGTGCCGCTGATCGTCCCCGATCGCCGCTCGCGTCCGCATTCCCACGACCTCACCATCAAGCTGTTCACCGATGCCGGGCTGACCGCGCGGATCGCCCAGATCGCCGAGGAAAAGCACACCATTGTCAATCTGGTGGCGACGGGAACGGGGCTGGCCATCGTGCCGAAATGGGCCTCGCGCATTGCCGTGCCCGGGGTCCGCTTCGTGCCGCTGCTGCTGCCCGAGGGCACGATGCGCGGCAAGCTGATCCTGGCCGCAGCCTGGGCGCGAGGCACCCGCGACGAGCAGCGCGATGCGCTGCTGGCGGTGCTGGACGAGAACCTGCAGGCTCTCGAAGAGACCGCCTGA
- a CDS encoding glycerate kinase type-2 family protein — MRDAEAQALLRQMLDAAIAAADPATVLARHLPEKPAGRCIVVGAGKAAAAMARAVERAWPDVDLSGVVVTRYGHGVPTERITVREAAHPVPDEAGHRAAVEILETAQRAGRDDLVLALISGGGSALMTLPEPPLTLEDKRAVNRLLLASGLTIEEMNRVRRRLSRIKGGRLAQAAAPARLVTLAISDVPGDDPAAIASGPTVPDPSAGENLSPLVARLGPNLPLAAREILLRPPVAQPAFTPDCRMIATPQMSLEAAADVARAAGITPLLLGDALEGEAAQLGIVLAGIARAGALHGTPVKAPAVLLSGGEATVTIGDRTPGRGGRNTEFLLSLALALNGHPGIHALAADTDGIDGTEDAAGAMIGPDTLAAAGKAGLSPRDHLDGHDSYSLFDRLGTLIRTGPTLTNVNDFRAILLG; from the coding sequence ATGCGGGACGCGGAAGCACAGGCGCTGCTGCGGCAGATGCTGGATGCGGCGATCGCGGCGGCGGATCCCGCCACGGTCCTCGCCCGTCACCTGCCCGAAAAGCCCGCCGGTCGCTGCATCGTGGTGGGGGCCGGGAAAGCCGCCGCCGCCATGGCGCGGGCGGTGGAACGGGCCTGGCCGGATGTGGACCTGTCGGGCGTGGTCGTGACCCGCTATGGCCATGGGGTGCCGACCGAGCGGATCACGGTGCGCGAAGCCGCGCATCCTGTTCCGGACGAGGCCGGGCACAGGGCTGCCGTCGAGATCCTCGAGACCGCGCAACGGGCCGGGCGGGATGATCTGGTGCTTGCGCTGATCTCGGGCGGCGGCTCGGCGCTGATGACATTGCCCGAGCCGCCGTTGACGCTGGAGGACAAGCGCGCGGTCAACCGGCTGCTGCTGGCCTCGGGCCTGACCATCGAGGAGATGAACCGGGTGCGCCGCCGCCTGTCGCGGATCAAGGGCGGCAGGTTGGCGCAGGCGGCGGCACCGGCGCGGCTGGTGACGCTGGCGATCTCCGACGTGCCGGGGGACGACCCGGCGGCGATCGCCTCGGGTCCGACGGTGCCCGATCCTTCGGCGGGCGAGAACCTGTCGCCCCTGGTGGCACGGCTGGGGCCGAACCTGCCCCTTGCCGCGCGCGAGATCCTGCTGCGCCCTCCGGTGGCTCAGCCGGCGTTCACCCCCGATTGCCGCATGATCGCCACGCCGCAGATGTCGCTGGAGGCAGCGGCGGATGTCGCCCGCGCCGCCGGGATCACGCCCCTGCTGCTGGGTGACGCGCTGGAGGGCGAGGCGGCGCAACTGGGCATCGTCCTGGCCGGGATTGCCCGTGCCGGCGCCCTGCATGGCACGCCGGTCAAGGCGCCCGCCGTGCTGCTCTCGGGCGGTGAGGCGACCGTGACCATCGGCGACAGGACGCCCGGCCGGGGCGGACGGAATACCGAGTTCCTGCTGAGCCTCGCACTCGCGCTGAACGGTCATCCGGGCATTCATGCACTGGCCGCCGATACCGACGGCATCGACGGCACCGAGGACGCCGCCGGGGCGATGATCGGGCCGGATACGCTTGCCGCGGCGGGCAAGGCCGGGCTGAGCCCGCGCGATCATCTGGACGGCCATGACAGCTACAGCCTCTTCGACCGGCTCGGCACGCTGATCCGTACCGGACCGACGCTGACCAATGTG
- a CDS encoding SLC13 family permease — MDPATITLLLLLFAIIMFVWERIPLALTAMIVCVALVLTGVLDAGEAFDGFVNSNVILFVDMFIIGGALFQTGMAAKIGGLVTRFARTERQLVVAIMLITGLMSGFLSNTGTAAVLIPVVIGIAARSGFARSRLLMPIVFAAAMGGNLSLIGAPGNMIAQAALQESGLSFGFFEYGLVGLPILLAGILFVATIGFRLLPDHKVEEMAVDSQTAATAAVPQWKKSASLVVLVVTILCMIFEAQIGIRLHITGAIGAIVLILLGVISEEQAYRSIDAKTIFLFGGILSLATAMEKTGAGQVIAETVLGVTGPETPMFVFLLVIFLLAVVMTNFMSNTATTALLVPISLSISAQIGADPRAVLMATVIGGSLAYATPIGMPANVMVLGPGRYTFMDYTKAGLPLILVSTVVAMILLPILFPFFP, encoded by the coding sequence TTGGACCCTGCAACCATCACCCTGCTGCTCTTGCTCTTCGCGATCATCATGTTCGTGTGGGAGCGGATTCCCCTTGCCCTGACAGCGATGATCGTCTGCGTCGCCCTCGTGCTGACAGGCGTCTTGGACGCGGGCGAGGCCTTTGACGGCTTCGTCAACAGCAATGTCATCCTGTTCGTGGACATGTTCATCATCGGCGGGGCGCTGTTCCAGACCGGCATGGCGGCCAAGATCGGCGGGCTGGTCACGCGCTTTGCCCGGACCGAGCGGCAGCTGGTCGTGGCCATCATGCTGATCACTGGGCTGATGTCGGGCTTCCTGTCGAATACCGGCACCGCCGCCGTGCTGATCCCGGTGGTGATCGGCATTGCCGCGAGGTCCGGTTTCGCGCGCTCGCGCCTCTTGATGCCGATTGTCTTCGCGGCGGCCATGGGTGGCAATCTCAGCCTGATCGGCGCACCCGGCAACATGATCGCGCAGGCGGCGCTGCAGGAAAGTGGGCTCAGCTTCGGCTTCTTCGAATATGGGCTTGTCGGCCTGCCGATCCTGCTGGCGGGCATCCTGTTCGTCGCCACCATCGGCTTCCGCCTGCTGCCCGATCACAAGGTCGAAGAGATGGCCGTGGACAGTCAGACCGCGGCGACGGCCGCTGTTCCGCAATGGAAGAAGTCCGCCTCGCTGGTCGTGTTGGTGGTCACCATCCTCTGCATGATCTTCGAGGCGCAGATCGGCATTCGCCTGCATATCACGGGCGCGATCGGGGCCATCGTGCTGATCCTCCTGGGGGTGATCAGCGAGGAACAGGCCTATCGCTCGATCGACGCCAAGACCATCTTCCTCTTCGGCGGCATCTTGTCGCTGGCGACGGCGATGGAAAAGACCGGGGCGGGTCAGGTCATTGCCGAAACCGTGCTGGGCGTGACCGGGCCGGAGACGCCGATGTTCGTCTTCCTGCTTGTCATCTTCCTCCTGGCCGTGGTGATGACGAATTTCATGTCGAACACCGCGACGACCGCGCTGCTGGTGCCAATCAGCCTGTCGATCTCGGCCCAGATCGGTGCCGACCCGCGCGCCGTGCTGATGGCCACGGTGATCGGCGGATCGCTGGCCTATGCGACGCCGATCGGGATGCCGGCCAACGTCATGGTGCTGGGGCCGGGCAGGTATACCTTCATGGACTACACCAAGGCCGGGCTGCCGCTGATCCTCGTCTCGACGGTCGTCGCCATGATCCTGCTGCCGATCCTGTTCCCGTTCTTTCCCTAG
- a CDS encoding tartrate dehydrogenase, with translation MKTYKIAAIPADGIGPEVIAAGLQALEALARRDGGFDFDVTEFDWSSDRYKKTGALMPEDGPEQLKAFDAIFFGAVGAPDVPDHVTLWGLRLPICQGFDQYANVRPTKILPGITSPLAGVGPGDLDWVIVRENSEGEYSGHGGRAHKGLPEEVGTEVAIFTRAGVTRIMRYAFKLAQSRPRKFLTVVTKSNAQRHGMVMWDEIAAEVSKEFPDVTWDKMLVDAMTVRMVKNPASLDTIVATNLHADILSDLAGALAGSLGVAPTANIDPEKRFPSMFEPIHGSAFDITGKGIANPVATFWTAAQMLEHLGEPAAAERLMRAVEKVCADGVLTPDVGGSANTQEVTDAVCEAIRRENV, from the coding sequence ATGAAGACCTACAAGATCGCCGCCATTCCCGCCGATGGCATCGGCCCCGAGGTCATCGCCGCCGGGCTGCAGGCGCTGGAGGCGCTGGCCCGCCGCGATGGCGGCTTCGACTTTGACGTGACCGAGTTCGACTGGAGCTCGGACCGCTACAAGAAGACCGGGGCGCTGATGCCCGAGGATGGGCCCGAGCAGCTGAAGGCCTTCGACGCGATCTTCTTCGGTGCAGTCGGCGCGCCGGATGTGCCGGACCATGTGACCCTCTGGGGGCTGCGCCTGCCGATCTGCCAGGGTTTCGACCAATACGCCAATGTGCGGCCAACGAAGATCCTGCCCGGCATCACCTCGCCGCTGGCCGGGGTCGGACCGGGCGATCTGGACTGGGTGATCGTGCGCGAAAACTCGGAAGGCGAATATTCCGGCCATGGCGGCCGCGCCCACAAGGGCCTGCCCGAAGAGGTCGGCACCGAGGTCGCCATCTTCACCCGCGCCGGCGTCACGCGGATCATGCGCTACGCCTTCAAGCTGGCGCAGTCGCGGCCCCGCAAGTTCCTGACCGTGGTGACCAAGTCCAATGCCCAACGCCATGGCATGGTGATGTGGGACGAAATCGCCGCCGAGGTGTCCAAGGAATTCCCCGATGTGACCTGGGACAAGATGCTGGTCGATGCGATGACGGTGCGGATGGTGAAGAACCCGGCCTCGCTCGACACCATCGTCGCCACCAACCTGCACGCGGATATCCTGTCGGATCTGGCCGGGGCGCTGGCCGGCAGCCTGGGCGTCGCGCCGACCGCCAATATCGACCCGGAAAAGCGCTTCCCCTCGATGTTCGAGCCGATCCACGGCTCGGCCTTCGACATCACCGGCAAGGGCATCGCCAACCCGGTCGCCACCTTCTGGACCGCCGCGCAGATGCTGGAGCACCTGGGCGAGCCGGCGGCTGCCGAACGGCTGATGCGGGCGGTGGAAAAGGTCTGCGCCGATGGCGTGCTGACCCCGGATGTCGGTGGCAGCGCCAATACCCAAGAGGTCACCGATGCGGTCTGCGAAGCCATTCGCCGCGAGAATGTCTGA